A DNA window from Carnobacterium funditum DSM 5970 contains the following coding sequences:
- the yhbY gene encoding ribosome assembly RNA-binding protein YhbY, which translates to MDLTGKQKRFLRSKAHHLDPIFQIGKNGLNKEVIVQIGEALEKRELIKINLLQNTDEAVEEVANKIETELGCKAVQIIGRVIVLFQPSTQEKYQRISMKVPAKRKK; encoded by the coding sequence ATGGATTTAACAGGAAAACAAAAGCGTTTTTTAAGAAGCAAGGCACATCACTTGGATCCAATTTTTCAGATTGGGAAAAATGGTCTAAATAAAGAAGTTATTGTTCAAATAGGGGAAGCTCTTGAAAAAAGAGAATTAATCAAAATTAATTTACTACAAAATACAGATGAAGCAGTTGAGGAAGTAGCAAACAAAATTGAGACAGAGTTAGGGTGTAAGGCTGTTCAAATAATTGGTCGTGTGATTGTTTTATTTCAGCCTTCTACACAAGAAAAATACCAACGGATTTCAATGAAAGTACCAGCAAAAAGAAAAAAATAA
- the yqeH gene encoding ribosome biogenesis GTPase YqeH, with product MNEEELRCIGCGAVIQTVDKDQSGYTPESALKKGLEKNEVYCQRCFRLRHYNEIQDVHLTDDDFLKLLNELGTKDALIINVIDIFDFNGSMIPGLHRFVGDNPVLLVGNKVDLLPKSLKRGKMTQWLRERAFEEGLRPEDVVLTSAVKPKEMENLLAIIEKHRKGRDVFVVGVTNVGKSTLINQIINMTAGVQDLITTSQFPGTTLDRIEIPLEDGKFLIDTPGIIHRHQMAHVLGDKDLKLIAPKKEIKPMVYQLNEGQTLFFGGVARFDYLKGDKRSFTCFTSNDLKIHRTKLEKADELYQKQVGKLLQPPREDEVMGFPELVRFEFTVKEKADIVFAGLGWVTINEPGAIIAGWAPKGVDVIIRKSLI from the coding sequence ATGAATGAAGAAGAATTACGGTGCATTGGCTGTGGAGCAGTTATACAGACAGTCGATAAAGATCAATCTGGTTATACACCAGAATCTGCACTGAAAAAAGGTTTAGAAAAAAACGAAGTCTATTGTCAACGTTGCTTCAGATTACGTCACTACAATGAAATTCAAGATGTCCATTTAACCGATGACGACTTCTTGAAATTGTTAAATGAACTAGGAACAAAGGATGCACTGATTATAAACGTCATTGATATTTTTGATTTCAACGGCAGCATGATTCCAGGATTGCACCGTTTTGTTGGAGATAACCCTGTTCTTTTAGTAGGGAATAAAGTTGATTTATTACCTAAATCTTTAAAACGAGGTAAAATGACACAATGGTTACGTGAGAGAGCTTTTGAAGAGGGATTGCGTCCAGAAGACGTTGTCTTGACAAGTGCTGTTAAGCCTAAAGAAATGGAAAATTTACTAGCTATTATTGAAAAACATCGCAAAGGACGGGATGTTTTTGTAGTAGGAGTAACAAATGTAGGGAAATCAACTCTTATCAATCAAATTATCAATATGACTGCGGGGGTACAAGATTTAATTACAACTTCCCAATTTCCAGGAACAACATTAGACAGAATTGAAATACCGTTAGAAGATGGGAAATTCTTAATTGACACTCCCGGCATTATACATCGCCACCAGATGGCCCATGTTTTAGGAGATAAGGATTTGAAATTAATTGCACCAAAAAAAGAAATCAAGCCAATGGTTTATCAGCTAAATGAGGGACAAACATTATTTTTTGGTGGTGTCGCACGTTTTGATTACTTGAAAGGCGATAAAAGGTCTTTTACTTGTTTTACATCAAATGACTTAAAAATTCATAGAACTAAACTAGAAAAAGCAGATGAATTGTATCAAAAACAAGTAGGGAAATTATTGCAACCTCCTCGTGAAGATGAAGTCATGGGCTTTCCAGAATTGGTTCGTTTTGAGTTTACTGTTAAAGAAAAAGCCGATATTGTTTTTGCGGGCTTAGGATGGGTTACAATTAATGAACCTGGAGCAATAATAGCTGGGTGGGCTCCAAAAGGTGTAGACGTTATTATAAGGAAATCATTGATTTAA
- a CDS encoding YqeG family HAD IIIA-type phosphatase: MLNIFKPTWMIEAIYHLTPEQLKKQNVKAVLTDLDNTLIAWDNPDGTQELIQWIQVMKDAGIPVIILSNNSAHRVERVAKTLDLDYVSRAIKPTIIGFKKAESKLNLPKEDILMVGDQIMTDIWGANLAGIRTVLVKPIIDSDAWNTKLNRYMELHIMNYLIKKDPDMRWGKSLHDERINE; the protein is encoded by the coding sequence ATGCTGAATATATTTAAACCAACATGGATGATAGAAGCTATATATCACTTAACACCTGAACAATTAAAAAAACAAAATGTAAAAGCTGTTCTAACAGATTTAGATAATACTCTGATTGCCTGGGATAACCCTGACGGTACCCAAGAACTGATACAGTGGATCCAAGTAATGAAAGATGCAGGTATCCCAGTTATTATACTGTCAAATAATAGTGCACATCGTGTTGAGAGAGTAGCAAAAACCTTAGATTTAGACTATGTTTCTAGAGCTATAAAACCGACAATAATTGGATTTAAAAAAGCAGAATCAAAATTAAATCTTCCTAAAGAAGATATTTTGATGGTTGGAGATCAGATTATGACTGATATATGGGGCGCTAATTTAGCGGGCATTCGTACAGTACTAGTAAAGCCTATCATCGACAGTGATGCTTGGAATACAAAACTTAATCGTTATATGGAATTGCATATTATGAATTATTTGATTAAAAAAGATCCAGACATGAGATGGGGGAAGTCATTACATGACGAAAGAATTAATGAATGA
- the dapG gene encoding aspartate kinase, which yields MKILVQKFGGTSVKDEKSRAAAEKHIVHAISLGYKVIVVVSAIGRLGDPYATDSLLSLIGGNRSYLDLREKDMLLSVGETISTAVFTNGLKKKGIAAVGLTGQDAGIITNEDFGNAKVKRIDKTAITNFFKLNDVVVVTGFQGVSESGHITTIGRGGSDTTAAFLGASFGAESIDIFTDVSGMMTADPRLVDNAQFLEVVSYREVSNMAHEGAKVIDPRAVEIAMQAGIPLRIRSTNQPVTNTGTLVTHIESQIEHYRQVTGIAHVPNLVQFKVEADYEMQEKIFTSLALLQISVDFINIFPDHIIFTLPQTALEDAQALFEKQAVSYTCIENCAKVAIVGAGITGVPGIVSKIVTTLANNRVPIYQSADSYTTVWILVAEANLRIAVNSLHAVFLQNENQTKNN from the coding sequence ATGAAAATTTTGGTTCAAAAATTTGGCGGAACATCCGTTAAAGACGAAAAAAGTCGTGCTGCAGCAGAAAAACATATTGTTCATGCTATTTCTTTAGGATATAAAGTTATTGTAGTTGTTTCAGCTATTGGACGTTTAGGAGATCCGTATGCCACTGATTCTTTACTTTCACTAATTGGTGGAAATCGTAGTTATTTAGATTTACGCGAAAAAGATATGCTGCTTTCAGTGGGAGAAACAATTTCCACAGCTGTTTTTACTAATGGTTTAAAGAAAAAGGGAATAGCAGCAGTTGGTTTAACGGGTCAGGATGCTGGAATTATTACTAACGAAGATTTTGGCAACGCTAAAGTAAAAAGAATAGATAAAACTGCCATTACTAATTTTTTTAAATTGAATGATGTTGTTGTAGTTACGGGTTTCCAAGGAGTGAGTGAAAGTGGACATATCACCACAATTGGGCGTGGTGGAAGCGATACAACTGCAGCTTTTTTAGGTGCTTCTTTTGGGGCTGAAAGTATTGACATTTTTACAGATGTTTCAGGGATGATGACTGCCGATCCTCGTCTAGTTGATAATGCACAATTTCTAGAAGTTGTAAGCTATCGAGAAGTTAGTAATATGGCACATGAAGGAGCAAAAGTAATTGATCCTCGAGCTGTTGAAATTGCAATGCAAGCTGGAATACCCTTGCGTATCCGATCAACGAACCAACCAGTTACGAACACAGGGACGTTAGTGACACATATCGAAAGTCAAATAGAACATTATCGTCAGGTTACTGGAATTGCTCATGTTCCAAACTTAGTACAGTTTAAGGTTGAAGCTGATTATGAGATGCAGGAAAAAATCTTTACGTCACTAGCTTTATTACAGATTAGCGTTGATTTCATTAATATTTTTCCAGATCATATTATTTTTACGTTGCCTCAAACAGCTTTAGAAGATGCTCAAGCGCTATTTGAAAAACAAGCCGTTTCATATACTTGTATAGAAAACTGTGCAAAAGTTGCAATTGTTGGAGCAGGTATCACAGGTGTACCAGGAATTGTTTCAAAAATCGTGACAACTTTAGCCAATAATCGCGTACCTATCTATCAATCGGCAGATAGTTATACGACTGTATGGATTCTAGTAGCGGAAGCCAACTTAAGGATTGCTGTTAATTCACTGCATGCTGTCTTTTTACAAAATGAGAATCAAACTAAAAACAATTGA
- a CDS encoding copper homeostasis protein CutC, translating into MFLKEVCLENYTSVPSAIAKGAHRVELCDYLSCGGTTPSKGVMQETLAYCSEHSVPVMTIIRPRCGNFVYNDVELKIMGYDIIEARNLGLDGIVVGCLDENNWLDEDAMEQILEESYGLQVTFHMAFDTISDERQFEAIDWLVEHGVQRILTHGGTADQPIETTLFHLKKLVDYAKDRIVIMPGGGITDENAQAVIDFLGVNEIHGSKILGKL; encoded by the coding sequence ATGTTTCTTAAAGAAGTTTGTCTTGAAAATTATACATCTGTTCCATCAGCTATTGCCAAGGGTGCACATCGAGTCGAACTGTGTGATTATTTATCTTGCGGTGGGACAACACCTAGTAAGGGAGTGATGCAAGAAACCTTAGCTTATTGTAGCGAACATTCTGTTCCTGTGATGACAATTATCCGTCCACGTTGTGGAAATTTTGTTTACAATGATGTTGAATTAAAAATAATGGGCTATGATATCATTGAAGCTAGAAACCTTGGATTAGATGGAATTGTAGTGGGCTGTTTAGATGAAAACAATTGGTTAGATGAAGATGCAATGGAACAAATTTTGGAAGAATCTTATGGATTACAAGTTACTTTTCACATGGCTTTTGATACGATTTCCGACGAGCGTCAATTTGAAGCTATCGATTGGTTAGTTGAGCATGGCGTACAACGTATCTTAACACATGGAGGAACAGCTGATCAGCCTATCGAAACAACTTTGTTCCATTTAAAAAAATTAGTTGATTATGCAAAAGATAGAATAGTCATTATGCCAGGAGGCGGAATAACAGATGAGAATGCTCAAGCTGTTATCGATTTCTTAGGTGTCAATGAAATTCACGGGAGCAAGATTTTAGGAAAACTATAA
- a CDS encoding YkuJ family protein, protein MKPSQLQAIIRRLEAMLEDKDSEVQVRRFEKEGNERCLISYDAKTTTFELEDSSTHQVYQFDDLDLVAIEIFELLQD, encoded by the coding sequence ATGAAACCTTCACAATTACAGGCAATTATTCGCCGATTGGAAGCTATGCTAGAAGATAAAGATAGTGAAGTTCAAGTTCGTAGATTTGAAAAAGAAGGCAATGAACGCTGCCTGATTTCCTATGATGCTAAGACTACTACTTTTGAATTAGAAGACAGTTCAACACATCAAGTTTATCAATTTGATGATTTAGATTTAGTTGCAATTGAGATTTTTGAATTATTGCAAGACTGA
- a CDS encoding NAD(P)-dependent oxidoreductase produces the protein MKKIGFIGTGVMGSSIVKHLLKAGYEVNVYNRTKSKTDELVFLGAVWCENPAVVTKKSEVVITIVGYPTDVEETYLGENGVFQTATSNHILIDMTTSTPTLAVKLYKEGEKRNIPVLDAPVSGGDLGAQKGTLTVMVGGDKEAFEIIEPILTVFSSKVNLQGSAGKGQHTKMANQIMVAGTMTGMTEMLVYAEAANLNLERVIDTVSGGSASNWSLVNYGPRILNEDFSPGFFVKHFVKDLKIALNEANKMNIDLPFTALAQQLYERLETEGYANDGTQAFIKLWWPEGKR, from the coding sequence ATGAAAAAAATTGGCTTTATAGGAACAGGCGTAATGGGTAGCTCCATCGTGAAACACTTACTTAAAGCTGGATATGAAGTAAATGTTTACAATAGAACAAAGAGTAAAACAGATGAATTAGTTTTTCTTGGTGCTGTTTGGTGTGAAAATCCTGCAGTGGTGACTAAAAAAAGTGAAGTTGTTATTACGATTGTGGGGTATCCCACTGACGTAGAAGAAACGTACTTAGGGGAAAATGGAGTTTTCCAAACAGCAACATCCAATCATATTCTAATAGATATGACTACTAGCACTCCTACTTTAGCTGTTAAGTTATATAAAGAAGGGGAAAAAAGAAATATACCTGTATTAGATGCTCCAGTTTCTGGTGGAGATTTGGGTGCGCAAAAAGGAACATTAACTGTTATGGTTGGTGGAGATAAAGAAGCATTTGAAATAATTGAACCTATTCTAACTGTATTTTCAAGTAAAGTGAATTTACAGGGTTCAGCGGGTAAGGGACAACATACAAAAATGGCCAATCAAATTATGGTAGCCGGAACTATGACAGGTATGACAGAAATGTTGGTTTATGCTGAAGCAGCGAACTTAAATTTAGAAAGAGTTATTGATACGGTAAGTGGTGGTAGTGCTAGTAACTGGTCATTAGTAAATTATGGTCCTAGAATTTTAAACGAAGATTTTTCACCAGGTTTTTTTGTAAAACATTTTGTGAAGGATTTGAAGATTGCCTTAAATGAAGCCAATAAAATGAATATAGATCTACCTTTTACAGCTTTAGCCCAGCAGTTGTATGAAAGACTAGAAACGGAAGGTTATGCAAATGATGGAACTCAAGCATTTATTAAACTGTGGTGGCCAGAAGGGAAAAGATAA
- a CDS encoding glycosyltransferase family 4 protein: MIRITMFSSADKVAGQGVGSAYSELINLLRKYHAKELEVKINQYYKTDISHYHTINPTFFLSTFFKKRFGRRIGYVHFLPSTLKGSIHLPSWIESLFYSYIVTFYKRMDHLVVVNPSFIEELTNYGIVTENISYIPNFVSKEKFYPIEAEKMKKKRDSLDIPENKFVVLGAGQIQERKGVLDFIKLAKEMPEVQFIWLGGFSFGKITDGYDKFNKLIEQSPENLWFPGIINREDMCSYYNLADVFLLPSFDELFPMCILEAFSCDKPVILRDLALYLPILEGYYEPASDRKEMKKIIRKMMSSSDYYQDLVQKSIAGSKIYSEERLAKIWLDFYRQQAKIR; the protein is encoded by the coding sequence ATGATACGAATAACAATGTTTTCTTCTGCAGATAAGGTAGCTGGACAAGGGGTAGGTAGTGCTTATTCAGAACTAATCAATTTGTTGAGAAAGTATCATGCAAAAGAGTTGGAAGTTAAAATTAATCAGTACTATAAAACAGACATTAGTCATTATCACACGATTAATCCTACATTTTTTTTGAGTACTTTTTTTAAAAAAAGGTTTGGTAGACGAATTGGGTACGTGCATTTTTTGCCGTCCACTTTAAAAGGGAGTATTCATTTGCCTAGTTGGATAGAATCGTTATTTTATAGCTATATCGTTACATTTTATAAACGAATGGATCATTTAGTTGTAGTCAATCCTTCGTTTATTGAAGAATTGACAAATTATGGAATAGTGACAGAGAATATCTCCTATATTCCGAATTTTGTTTCAAAAGAAAAGTTTTATCCTATAGAAGCAGAAAAAATGAAGAAAAAAAGAGATAGTCTAGATATTCCAGAAAATAAATTTGTAGTTTTGGGAGCTGGACAAATTCAAGAGCGTAAAGGAGTACTTGATTTTATCAAACTTGCAAAAGAGATGCCAGAAGTACAATTCATATGGTTAGGTGGGTTTTCATTTGGAAAAATAACAGATGGTTATGATAAATTCAATAAATTAATAGAACAATCACCTGAAAATCTATGGTTCCCTGGAATAATAAATAGAGAAGATATGTGTAGCTATTATAACCTAGCAGATGTCTTTTTATTGCCATCTTTCGATGAACTTTTTCCAATGTGTATTTTAGAAGCTTTCTCTTGTGATAAACCGGTTATTTTGAGGGATTTGGCTTTGTACTTGCCCATATTAGAAGGTTACTATGAACCAGCATCTGATCGAAAAGAGATGAAGAAAATAATTAGAAAAATGATGTCTAGCTCAGACTATTATCAAGATTTAGTTCAAAAATCAATTGCCGGAAGTAAGATTTATTCAGAAGAAAGACTAGCGAAAATATGGCTAGATTTCTATAGACAACAAGCTAAAATAAGGTGA
- a CDS encoding glycosyltransferase family 4 protein yields MKVGIFTDTYFPQISGVASSIEALKRELERQGHVVIIFTTTDPKVKDNEEGIIRLPSLPFFSFQDRRIAIKGLHRAVKIAREQGLDIIHTQTEFSLGLTGKYIAHQLKIPCVHTYHTMYEDYLHYIGKGKILRPNHVKIASKLFCNKSTGIIAPSKKAARQLLNYDVTSKIVIIPTGIILENFFKKTTRDIRTELSFSSEVPLLLSLGRVAKEKSIDSLITAMPEVLIKKPATKLLIVGDGPEKQELERLVQELNLTKSIFFVGEVENSQVQAYYQAADLFVSASDSESQGLTYIESIASGTNIVARHNEYTEMLTHNGDFGATFKNDEELANTIYQCLTEKTLNINTENIEKNRESLFEMLSSELFGEKVIQFYKEMIRQYDDEKKLAILLKQR; encoded by the coding sequence ATGAAAGTTGGAATTTTTACTGATACTTATTTTCCACAAATAAGCGGAGTAGCAAGTTCGATAGAGGCATTAAAAAGAGAACTTGAGCGACAAGGACATGTTGTCATCATTTTTACTACTACTGATCCTAAAGTGAAAGATAACGAGGAAGGGATTATCCGATTGCCAAGTTTACCTTTTTTTTCATTTCAAGATCGTCGAATTGCAATAAAAGGTTTGCATCGAGCAGTCAAAATAGCTAGAGAACAAGGCTTAGATATCATTCACACTCAAACAGAATTTAGTCTGGGACTAACTGGTAAATATATTGCACACCAACTAAAAATTCCATGTGTCCATACTTACCACACAATGTATGAAGATTATCTTCATTACATTGGAAAAGGAAAAATTCTTCGTCCGAATCATGTTAAAATTGCTTCAAAATTATTTTGTAATAAATCTACTGGTATTATAGCACCGAGTAAAAAAGCAGCACGTCAATTATTAAATTATGACGTTACTTCAAAGATAGTAATTATACCTACTGGAATTATTTTAGAAAATTTTTTTAAAAAAACAACAAGAGATATACGGACAGAGTTGTCTTTTAGTAGCGAGGTACCTTTGCTTTTATCTTTGGGGAGAGTTGCTAAAGAAAAGAGTATTGATAGTCTTATTACAGCTATGCCAGAAGTCTTAATTAAAAAGCCGGCAACAAAGTTACTTATTGTTGGAGATGGTCCAGAAAAGCAAGAACTGGAACGTTTAGTGCAAGAGTTAAATCTGACCAAGTCAATTTTTTTCGTAGGAGAAGTAGAAAATTCTCAAGTACAAGCCTACTACCAAGCTGCTGATTTATTCGTAAGCGCTTCTGATTCGGAATCACAAGGATTAACATATATTGAGTCGATAGCATCTGGAACAAATATTGTGGCAAGACACAATGAGTACACAGAAATGTTGACTCATAATGGGGATTTTGGAGCAACTTTTAAAAATGATGAAGAATTAGCGAATACTATTTATCAGTGCTTGACGGAAAAAACGTTAAATATAAATACTGAAAATATAGAAAAAAACCGAGAAAGTTTATTTGAAATGTTATCATCAGAATTATTTGGAGAAAAAGTGATACAATTTTACAAAGAAATGATTCGACAATATGATGATGAAAAAAAGTTAGCGATTCTTTTAAAACAACGATAA